In the genome of Cryptomeria japonica chromosome 8, Sugi_1.0, whole genome shotgun sequence, one region contains:
- the LOC131045158 gene encoding phosphatidylinositol 4-kinase gamma 4-like: protein MTSAIQKIINYAIPTRELRKSIDWLFEQHRRRSSKSRSRSRSKSRSRDDIIIEPLIPSSTHKLSPVCEDMIEAIRQGLESGESPIKVSDGTGGVYFMPNAKGKIIGVFKPMDEEPYALNNPKIYTSTTKEPYMTKGVKAGEGWYRELATYILDHPLSGPRKNGDDEVGFAGVPPTMLVKCCHAVFNGKSEMSKVKVGSLQKYVKNGYSCEEMGSSKIPVNEVHMICILDIRLVNADRQVGNILYLENIDSPDRLVPIDHGYCLPESFEGITLEWRFWRQAYMPYNLEMLKYIESLDAEKDIEMLKLHKLKISPESCLVLRISTMLLKKSAAAGLTANNIACIMCKAKVDVEASDIEIILEETEKAIPPGSSEVVFLEAVSVKIDSYITNMKK from the exons ATGACTTCAGCAATTCAGAAAATCATTAACTATGCAATACCTACAAGAGAGCTTAGAAAATCCATTGATTGGTTGTTTGAGCAACACAGGAGGAGAAGCAGCAAAAGTAGAAGCAGAAGTAGAAGCAAAAGCAGAAGCAGAGATGATATAATTATAGAACCACTGATTCCTAGTTCTACACACAAACTATCTCCAGTTTGTGAAGACATGATAGAAGCCATAAGACAAGGTTTAGAATCAGGAGAATCTCCTATTAAAGTCTCAGATGGAACAGGTGGAGTATACTTCATGCCAAATGCAAAAGGAAAAATAATTGGTGTCTTCAAGCCAATGGATGAGGAGCCTTATGCTTTAAACAACCCTAAAATCTATACTTCAACTACCAAAGAGCCTTACATGACTAAAGGTGTTAAAGCTGGGGAGGGCTGGTATAGAGAACTTGCAACTTACATATTAGATCATCCTCTTAGTGGTCCAAGGAAGAATGGTGATGATGAAGTTGGCTTTGCAGGGGTTCCTCCTACCATGTTAGTAAAGTGTTGCCATGCAGTTTTTAATGGCAAGTCTGAAATGAGCAAAGTGAAAGTGGGTTCCTTACAGAAGTATGTCAAAAATGGCTATAGTTGCGAAGAGATGGGGTCAAGTAAAATTCCTGTAAATGAAGTGCACATGATTTGTATTTTGGATATTCGGCTGGTAAATGCAGATAGACAGGTGGGGAATATTTTGTATTTGGAAAATATAGATTCCCCTGATCGACTTGTTCCTATAGATCATGGTTATTGCCTTCCAGAGAGC TTTGAAGGAATTACACTAGAGTGGAGATTCTGGCGTCAGGCGTATATGCCTTATAACCTGGAGATGCTCAAGTACATAGAATCTTTAGATGCAGAAAAGGATATTGAAATGCTTAAGCTTCATAAATTGAAGATATCTCCTGAGTCATGCCTTGTGTTGCGCATTTCTACCATGTTATTGAAGAAGAGTGCAGCTGCCGGTCTTACTGCTAATAATATTGCGTGTATAATGTGTAAGGCGAAGGTTGATGTAGAGGCATCTGATATCGAAATTATATTAGAAGAGACAGAAAAGGCCATACCTCCAGGATCTAGTGAAGTGGTTTTCCTTGAAGCCGTCTCTGTGAAAATTGACAGTTATATAACAAACATGAAGAAATGA